A genomic segment from Fundulus heteroclitus isolate FHET01 chromosome 6, MU-UCD_Fhet_4.1, whole genome shotgun sequence encodes:
- the dnaaf6 gene encoding protein PIH1D3 isoform X2, translating to MECLGVSSGLDLQALSALLSTQQEDEEEEDLKNARACSHLGPGHIGPPPKKDKEVSTTAYTKTNSKDIWSEEEVVEGSQYDNLTDPRPQPEYEIMLKQNVGTQDLFLGLSGKDPSSMCCEAMLVKIKLPDTEATDVFLDIKEKFLDLRTPKYKLGLHLPHPIQSQEGRAQFFSDRKELEVTLLMKRPMDFVNMQ from the exons atGGAATGTCTGGGAGTATCATCTGGCCTAGACCTACAGGCTCTGTCTGCACTGCTGTCTACTCagcaggaggatgaggaggaggaggacttaAAA AATGCAAGAGCCTGCTCACACCTTGGTCCTGGACACATTGGGCCCCCACccaaaaaagataaagaag TGTCTACTACTGCTTACACAAAGACCAACAGTAAAGACATCTGGAGTGAGGAGGAGGTGGTTGAGGGCTCCCAGTATGACAATCTGACTGACCCACGACCACAACCTGA GTATGAAATCATGTTGAAGCAGAATGTGGGAACACAGGATTTGTTCCTTGGTTTAAGTGGGAAGGACCCATCTTCAATGTGCTGTGAAGCCATGCTG gTGAAAATAAAACTACCTGACACAGAGGCAACAGATGTCTTCTTGGATATAAAAGAGAAGTTCCTGGATCTGCGGACACCAAAGTA taAACTTGGCCTACATCTGCCCCATCCCATCCAGAGTCAAGAGGGCAGAGCTCAGTTCTTTAGCGACAGAAAGGAACTGGAGGTGACCCTGCTGATGAAGCGACCCATGGACTTTGTCAACATGCagtaa
- the dnaaf6 gene encoding protein PIH1D3 isoform X3: MECLGVSSGLDLQALSALLSTQQEDEEEEDLKQNARACSHLGPGHIGPPPKKDKEVSTTAYTKTNSKDIWSEEEVVEGSQYDNLTDPRPQPEYEIMLKQNVGTQDLFLGLSGKDPSSMCCEAMLVKIKLPDTEATDVFLDIKEKFLDLRTPNKLGLHLPHPIQSQEGRAQFFSDRKELEVTLLMKRPMDFVNMQ; encoded by the exons atGGAATGTCTGGGAGTATCATCTGGCCTAGACCTACAGGCTCTGTCTGCACTGCTGTCTACTCagcaggaggatgaggaggaggaggacttaAAA CAGAATGCAAGAGCCTGCTCACACCTTGGTCCTGGACACATTGGGCCCCCACccaaaaaagataaagaag TGTCTACTACTGCTTACACAAAGACCAACAGTAAAGACATCTGGAGTGAGGAGGAGGTGGTTGAGGGCTCCCAGTATGACAATCTGACTGACCCACGACCACAACCTGA GTATGAAATCATGTTGAAGCAGAATGTGGGAACACAGGATTTGTTCCTTGGTTTAAGTGGGAAGGACCCATCTTCAATGTGCTGTGAAGCCATGCTG gTGAAAATAAAACTACCTGACACAGAGGCAACAGATGTCTTCTTGGATATAAAAGAGAAGTTCCTGGATCTGCGGACACCAAA taAACTTGGCCTACATCTGCCCCATCCCATCCAGAGTCAAGAGGGCAGAGCTCAGTTCTTTAGCGACAGAAAGGAACTGGAGGTGACCCTGCTGATGAAGCGACCCATGGACTTTGTCAACATGCagtaa
- the dnaaf6 gene encoding protein PIH1D3 isoform X1, producing MECLGVSSGLDLQALSALLSTQQEDEEEEDLKQNARACSHLGPGHIGPPPKKDKEVSTTAYTKTNSKDIWSEEEVVEGSQYDNLTDPRPQPEYEIMLKQNVGTQDLFLGLSGKDPSSMCCEAMLVKIKLPDTEATDVFLDIKEKFLDLRTPKYKLGLHLPHPIQSQEGRAQFFSDRKELEVTLLMKRPMDFVNMQ from the exons atGGAATGTCTGGGAGTATCATCTGGCCTAGACCTACAGGCTCTGTCTGCACTGCTGTCTACTCagcaggaggatgaggaggaggaggacttaAAA CAGAATGCAAGAGCCTGCTCACACCTTGGTCCTGGACACATTGGGCCCCCACccaaaaaagataaagaag TGTCTACTACTGCTTACACAAAGACCAACAGTAAAGACATCTGGAGTGAGGAGGAGGTGGTTGAGGGCTCCCAGTATGACAATCTGACTGACCCACGACCACAACCTGA GTATGAAATCATGTTGAAGCAGAATGTGGGAACACAGGATTTGTTCCTTGGTTTAAGTGGGAAGGACCCATCTTCAATGTGCTGTGAAGCCATGCTG gTGAAAATAAAACTACCTGACACAGAGGCAACAGATGTCTTCTTGGATATAAAAGAGAAGTTCCTGGATCTGCGGACACCAAAGTA taAACTTGGCCTACATCTGCCCCATCCCATCCAGAGTCAAGAGGGCAGAGCTCAGTTCTTTAGCGACAGAAAGGAACTGGAGGTGACCCTGCTGATGAAGCGACCCATGGACTTTGTCAACATGCagtaa
- the LOC105915967 gene encoding MICOS complex subunit MIC26 has translation MLKVTGRVMPGASSLLPFAVFAADADGEADAASPVKLEELSLYTGPPPPPPTARHEEPEAGQLEETVATVRKLAEPYATWCQGTYAQIRPGVQRVVRFGSDAYAYLQNPPKDFYPRAGIIGVAGVVGLFLARGSRVKKVLYPAGLVTLSASLYYPEQAAAVARSTGDSVYDAAVKSYAAVEKILKSQSKGKKKED, from the coding sequence ATGTTGAAGGTGACAGGTAGAGTCATGCCGGGCGCCTCGAGTCTCCTGCCGTTCGCCGTGTTTGCGGCCGACGCGGACGGCGAGGCGGACGCCGCGTCCCCGGTGAAGCTGGAGGAGCTGTCGCTGTACACCggcccccctcctcctccgccgACCGCCCGCCACGAGGAGCCCGAAGCGGGCCAGCTGGAGGAGACCGTGGCCACCGTCCGGAAGTTAGCGGAGCCGTACGCGACCTGGTGTCAGGGAACGTACGCTCAGATCCGGCCCGGAGTTCAGAGGGTCGTCCGGTTCGGGAGCGACGCGTACGCCTATCTGCAGAACCCCCCCAAGGACTTCTACCCCCGGGCGGGAATCATCGGTGTCGCCGGAGTCGTCGGCCTCTTCCTGGCCAGAGGATCCCGGGTTAAGAAGGTCCTGTACCCGGCGGGCTTGGTCACCCTGAGCGCCTCCCTCTACTACCCGGAGCAGGCGGCGGCCGTCGCCAGGTCCACGGGGGACTCCGTGTACGACGCCGCGGTGAAGAGCTACGCGGCCGTGGAGAAGATCCTGAAGTCTCAGagcaaaggaaagaaaaaggaggacTGA